One Aegilops tauschii subsp. strangulata cultivar AL8/78 chromosome 7, Aet v6.0, whole genome shotgun sequence genomic window carries:
- the LOC141026911 gene encoding uncharacterized protein produces the protein MHLAAWKQTHQSDKPVQEQKMVQRWEPPDDGWVEVNSDEAVSRFGEKGGGGAVLRDHHGAFLGAVCQFFPHNADPEAVEVLACRRAVQLAIAIQATRVHVELDNNTVVQMLNQQTRNLSAVGPWIQEIKEMLNTLTEFRVAWVRRSGNIAAHKLAKVGVGEERCGVWVDSPPDFLLDVISDEIPNLV, from the coding sequence ATGCATCTTGCGGCATGGAAGCAAACGCACCAGAGCGATAAACCTGTACAGGAGCAGAAGATGGTGCAGCGCTGGGAGCCACCTGATGATGGATGGGTCGAAGTTAACTCTGATGAAGCAGTATCACGCTTTGGTGAGAAAGGTGGTGGAGGGGCAGTGTTGAGGGATCATCACGGAGCTTTTCTAGGAGCAGTCTGTCAGTTTTTCCCACACAACGCTGATCCAGAAGCTGTGGAGGTTCTAGCGTGCCGGAGGGCGGTTCAGTTAGCAATCGCAATACAGGCTACGAGAGTACATGTGGAACTGGACAACAACACGGTGGTGCAAATGCTTAATCAGCAAACACGGAATCTATCTGCAGTAGGGCCTTGGATACAGGAGATCAAAGAGATGCTCAACACGCTCACCGAGTTCAGAGTTGCGTGGGTTCGGCGCTCTGGGAATATTGCCGCGCATAAATTAGCTAAAGTAGGTGTAGGAGAAGAGAGGTGTGGTGTTTGGGTGGATTCACCACCAGACTTTCTTTTAGATGTAATTTCGGACGAGATTCCAAACTTGGTTTGA